In Haloarcula limicola, the genomic stretch AGTCGCGGAACGTCTCGCCGTCCTCACGCAGGTCTTTGAAGTTCTCGACGAGGTTCCGAATCGCCCCGGGCACCTCGTCGGCGGGGACGCGCATCTCCACCCAGTCGGCGAAGCGCGGGTCCTCGCCGAGGCCGCCGCCCAGTCCGATGTCTAAGGCCTCGACCGGTTCGCCGTCCTTGCGCGTCTTCATCCCGCGCAGGGAGACGTCGGCGATCTGGGGCTGGGCGCAGGAGGCCGTACAGCCCGAGAGGTGGATGTGGAAGTCCTCGTGGTCGGCGGGGAGTTCGACGTTCTCCTTGAGCCAGCGGGCGTAGCGGACCTGGCGGTTCTTCGTCTCGACGATGGAGAGCGAGCAGTACTCCGTGCCCGTACAGGCGATGGAGCCGCGCATGAACGGCGACGGCTCGGGCGAGTAGTCGTCCAGCAGCGCCTCGCTCTTGAGGTCCTCTAAGTTCTCCTCGGGCACGTCCATGACGATGATGTTCTGTCGCTGGGTCAGGCGGACCTCGCCGGAGCCGTACTTCTCGGCGAGTTCGGCCAGTTCCAGCGTGTCGTCTGCACCCATCCGACCGACCAGCACGTTCAGGCCGACGTAGTAGTTGCCGTCGTCCTGTTCGTAGACGCCGACGTGGTCGTCGTGGCCCTCGTTGCGACCGGAGTTGTAGGTGTACTGGTCGCGCATGTCCTCGCCCGCCGTCTCCAGTTCGAAGTCGACGAACTCGTCTTGGAGGACCTGTCGCATCTTCTCGGGCCCCCACTCGTCGACGAGGAACTTAATGCGGGCGTTGAAGCGGTCCTCGCGGTCGCCGTACTCGCGGAAGAGCGCGGACATCCCGTGACCGATGTCGGCCGCCTTCTCCGGGGGCACCCAGACGTCGATGTCGCGGGCGAGACGCGCTTCCTTCCGGGAGAGGCCGCCGCCGACGCGGACGTTGAAGCCGAGTTCGCCGTCCTTCTTCGCGGGTTCGTAGGCGAGGTCGTTGATGTCGCCCTGCCCGCAGCCCTCGTCACAGCCGGTCACGGAGACCTTCCACTTGCGCGGGAGGTTGGCGTAATCGTCGTTGCCCTTGAACGTCTCGTGGAGGTCCTCGGCGACCGGCCACGCGTCGACGTGTTCGTGCTTGTCCTTGCCGGCGACGGGACAGCCGACGATGTTCCGCCAGGAGTCACCGCAGGCCTGCTGGGTCGAGAGCCCGACGGACTCCAGTTTCTCGAAGATCTCCGGGATGTCCTCGAGCTTTATCCAGTGCAGCTGAATGGACTGGCGAGTCGTCCAGTCGCAGTAGGCGTCGCCGAACTCGGGGTTGGAGGCCGGGCCGGTCGCGTACTCCTTCGCCACTTCGCCGATGACTTCGAGCTGGCCCGGTTCGATGACGCCGTTCGGCGTCCCGATGCGCATCATGAAGTACGACTCCTGGCCGGAGCGCTGGTGGTACAGCCCCCACCACTTGAAGCGCTCGAACCACGCGTCGTGTTCGTCCTCGGGGATGGACTCCCAGCCCTCCTCTGCGAACTCCAAGAGGTGCTCTCTGATCTCGTTACCGTACAGCTCGTCCTTCCAGGACTCTACTTTGCTCGGCATAGTTGTGTGTTCGCCCACTAGCCATCCACCCTTATACGACCCGCTTTGCCGTCAACCGTCTCCCCCGCTCGGTGAAATAGGAAAATGTTACCTATTCTTCGGGTCGGGCGAGCCGGGTGCGCTTCTCGGGAATGTGAACGCTCTCGTGGACGACGCCGTAGAACTCGCCCGAATCGGGGTCTACGACGCGGCCGACCGTCAGCCAGTCCGTGACGCCGCTCTCGCCACACGCGATACACTGCCCGGCGACGCGCGCTTCGATATCCGGGTGGTCGACGCCCACCTCGACGAACCCCTCGGCGAGGAAATCCGTTACCTCACAGTCACAGAATTCGCTCCGCGCCAGAAGCCACAGGTCCGAGACGTTCACTTCCCGCGAGTCGTTGACGGAAATCCACGCCCCGTCGTCGAGCT encodes the following:
- a CDS encoding nitrite/sulfite reductase, with product MPSKVESWKDELYGNEIREHLLEFAEEGWESIPEDEHDAWFERFKWWGLYHQRSGQESYFMMRIGTPNGVIEPGQLEVIGEVAKEYATGPASNPEFGDAYCDWTTRQSIQLHWIKLEDIPEIFEKLESVGLSTQQACGDSWRNIVGCPVAGKDKHEHVDAWPVAEDLHETFKGNDDYANLPRKWKVSVTGCDEGCGQGDINDLAYEPAKKDGELGFNVRVGGGLSRKEARLARDIDVWVPPEKAADIGHGMSALFREYGDREDRFNARIKFLVDEWGPEKMRQVLQDEFVDFELETAGEDMRDQYTYNSGRNEGHDDHVGVYEQDDGNYYVGLNVLVGRMGADDTLELAELAEKYGSGEVRLTQRQNIIVMDVPEENLEDLKSEALLDDYSPEPSPFMRGSIACTGTEYCSLSIVETKNRQVRYARWLKENVELPADHEDFHIHLSGCTASCAQPQIADVSLRGMKTRKDGEPVEALDIGLGGGLGEDPRFADWVEMRVPADEVPGAIRNLVENFKDLREDGETFRDFVEARDEDTLAELVEPEETDYEDPYMHNTKMTWYPYTEDSDMQSSPAPTDGEGNPLPSDD